The genomic segment TCCTCAAGACTCCCTCAACCagcttgattcacccaatctatgtacaagttaaagtcccccaactttaaatgctgttccattcttgtatgcctcagatatttctgtttattgcctgtgtcattgtaatgttattattcggtgGTTGATAGACAACTTCCCCCCAGTGATTagtttttccctttactattcctaaactctacccagatggattcaacattctacTCCTTAGACCTTACACCACCTCTTTCACCCTGgtctcatctttaattaagagtgccaccccacctcccttaccttcctgcttatctttccatattacctgatatcctggGTAGTTAATTCCCAATCCTGTCCAATCTCTGGAATGTCCACTAAATCGTACCCCTTTAAAccgatttgtgccacaagttcactcaccttgttttgaatactacaggcattcagataaagtgctCTTACAATCATTGtgtttttaaaatcttgtaatcttttactcttttgcacttgacttttcttcactccactcttacttttctctttatCTGTTGCTTTTTCTTTATCATTATCCACACTTTTCCTTTtcacttctccaatctgttgaattccccaccccaccccctcgaCCAGccccctactatttagtttaaagccttatccacagccctagttatgcaaTTTGGTAGGATACAAATCCCATCACagttcaggtggagcccatcccatTGGCACagttccctccttccccaatactgatgCCTATTTCCCATGAAGTCAAACCCCCTTCTTCTATACCAATTCTTGAGCcatgcatttaactctctaaacttaaatgagattctcccttatccttctaaattccagctagtaaaggctcagagccatcagagCCTTCATTtgaataagcctttcaatcccagaaccaTTCtcctgaaccctcttcaatgtcagcacatcctttctaaaataaagagcccaaaactgctctcaatacacCGAGAGGCCTTAGCTTTAGCAACAGACCAATCGATTCACAATTTGTTAGCaggagcaaataaaagtaaagcagagtcaaagcagagcggccattgtaGGAGTAGGAACAAGGCTTTGGCAGCGAGGCACGGGTAAGATTTTGTAGAGGTTGAataaaaagtgtgtgtgtgtgtgtatatatctattttaaaaaaaataaagattgTTCCTTGGTCCTTTCTAACCTCAAATCCACGCCCTTGAGGAAGGTGATTGAAACACAACCTAGGGTTCATGGAGCCTGGTTTCCTCCCTGAGCTTATGGGGGTCAGGTCTTTAAAGTGAGCCCCAAGCTATAAATGGGAAATTAAGACGAGGGGTGGTGGTAGTGAAGAATCATTATCGCCCGAGGGTTGCAACAGGGAGCCACTGACTAATTGAAATTGACATTTAAGAGCAAGTTCAATCTGTGTTTGGAGTGATATGAGCTGAGCCTCTCCTGAGATCAGCGTTCTCTCTGCCTTTAGGATAAATGGCTTGTGGTACCAGAAAGTTTATTAGATCAATTGTTTTCAGCTGATGTTCAGATTATTGCTGACACTGCTCCCAGGTGGCAAAAGATGTTACTGCAGCATTATAATCATGATTTAATGTGTACCATTTGAAGAAAGCTGGTACACAATGTGTTTGCTTAAGTGGGTTCAGCCACAGCACAGTTCCTTTACACACCAACTACAACTCAAGGTTAGAccacacaaaagactgcagatgcaggaatctggagcaaaacacaaactgctggaggaacacagcaactTGAACAGCATCAGTGTCAGGAAACACACAATTCAGGTCAACACCTTTCATCGAGATTGCTCTACACGTGCTATGTGACCCGAGTCCCTCTAACTCGGGACTCCACAGCAACACATTGCATTTCTAGCTGTGTGTATGGACTCCTGGCTGCTGCACAGATTCCCCAACATGCTCATGGCAAGCTTCTCTTTGACCCCTTAACTGTAGTCTTTTGCCAGCCCATGGTAATGATGTCAAAGGACGGCTGCAATCTGCACACGTGTAATGGAAGACTGCAAACAGTCTGTGAGGTGGCAGCAGCAGGGTTTTGTGTAGGAGTCTGGAACGGCCAGTCACAGGAGTAAATGACAGTAATTCACTAGGTATCTTACTTACTAAGCTGTTGGAATCAGCAAACCACCACATCTCTTACTGCATTGTGCTTATCAAGATTTAATTTGATCAAAGGAAagagacatttttaaaaatttattaatcAAAGCAGTATATCTTTAAAAAACACACTTAGAATTTATCTGGATTGGCCTCCATTTCCTGTTTGATTCTGTTTTCCACTTCTAGCAACAGGTTAGTGTTGGTATTAGGCAGGTTATAGCTGATAAACACCTGTTTCCCAGTCTTCTTAGCTGCATTAAACATAAAGGAAGGTTTTAAGTAAGCCAAATAAGTTAGCAAAATAAAACTACAAAAGCTTAAAAACGTCAGGTcatacacagcaggtcaggcagcatctgtggagaaaaaaaCTTACTATTTCACTCCACTaccctttcatcagaactgggaaaagttAGAAATAAGATATTTAAAGTTGTGATAGGATGGAAACCAAGAGAGAGTGCTTGATACAAGCAGTGGTGCtgctgagagagggtgagagagactgtTTAGTTATGAATGAGGGCaagggaacaacaccttatataccatctgggtagcctcccaacctgatggcatgaacatcgatttctcgaactccTGGTAATGACCCTTCCCCCCCCTTCAccagtccccatccccttttcctgttctcactgttatctccttacctgcccatcgcctccctctggtgctcctccccccttttctttcttccatggccttttgtcctctcctgtcacactccctcttctccagccctgtatctctttcaccaatttctttatccatccctcccccttcatggtttcacctttcacctataacctcccccaccttctaaatctgctcctcatctttttttctccagttctgctgaaggatctcggcccaaaacatcgactatactttaGATCTTgtggatcctccagcattttgtgtgtattgcaaggGATCCACCATGGCTTTTCTTCTTCACTCCTCATTCAACTGCCTTTTCTCTGCACAGATAGAGCTAGCCAGCTTTCCACACAAAACCTCTCAGCTGCACCAACTGTATCAGCCCAGCCTGTGACTCCGTTGATTAACCTGTCTAGTCCTGAAACACTCACTGtgcttctctctccatagatgcagcccagCCTGTTGTGTAGTTCCAGCATTTTACAAAACAGCTTCAAACGGAGAGTAGTATATTTCAGCATGTATTAGCATCTAACTGGATGTATTACTGTCCATAAATTACCTTGAAATGCAGTACATAGTTTTATGAGTAAGCGAGTAAATGATTCACACATCAAATGTAATCAAAATAAAAATCCTTTGCTGTTCCACCCCTCTCCCACCTCCAAATTCTTCCCAAATTTTAGGGCTGGAAAGTAACTTGacaaaaatgaaagggttaatgaattACAACAGTGAACTGGATTTTCCTCTTGTGGTTGCAGAATATAGAAATGAGCAACAGGTTAATTCAACATATGATGTTCCAACTTTAATTATTAAGAAAATGCAGGAATTGATTGTTCAGAAAGCTGTAACACCaaacattcagaaattggattgtAGCTTTAAGAAAGGATCACAGATCTAAAAGAACCATGATAAAGGGAACCActagatgtggtgtatttggatgtCTATAATGCATTCGATAAGTCACCAGATAGACAAAAGGTTCCGCCGCAGGGAAAGGGTTGTGGTACAGCGAAGAATGTACTCACGTGGACAGAACTGACAGAAAACAGGGTGACAATAgttgtttattattgccacaagtGCCAGCGAAAATCTACTCTGAATGCCATCAATAAAGACCATTTCAAAACGTAAGTATATTGAGGAATGGAACGAGGAGAAATGCAACAAGATAATGTGGAATATAGTATTGCAGAGAAGATGCAGTACAAGTAGAAAGAAAGGCCATAATCAGGCAGATTTTGAGGTCAAGAGTACATTAATGTGAGATgccagaactaatcaaaaattctcagatgttggaaataaaaacagaaaatgctggaggcacacCAGATCAGAGAATGTCTGTGGAAAGGACTATATTAACACCACAGATGCCAAGCTTCCTTGGCCAGTGTGGGGGAGGAATTTAAGGATCCTCTTGGATCTATCACCATGTTTGTAAACTGGCCTCTCTCTCCAGCCAGTAAATGTAGGTCCTTTTCACCATATCAGAGAACACAAACTGCGAGCAAAGATTCTGTCAATGGACCTGGGTCCAGAAACACAATGGAAAACAAAATTCTTTCAAATGAATAAGTTATCTTACCAAGCCTTTGTGCTAATGAATTAGACGTGGTATCAGAGGTGTCTCCAAGGATTAGCGAGGATACTGGAGTTGGGTCCTGAAAACAAGGAGCACAAGTTACATTAGCCCGAATACTCATAACTCCTTAATCTCCTAATAAAGGAAAGCTTCATCTTTTCGTATATCACACCTGAAAATCACACTTATTGCTTTATACTTGTTCTGGCTGGTCTTGTTTCCAGTCTGACCACTGTTTTCAGAGACAGACAAAGTATATCACATTAACAACCTGTATTGGTACAATTGATGTCAACAACAGTATCCactcttatagacaatagacaataggtgcagaagtagaccatttggtcctttgagcctgcaccgccattttgagatcatggctgatcaattcctatcaatacccagttcctgccttgtccccatatcccttgattcccctatccataagatacctatctagctccttcttgaaagcatccagagaattggcctccactaccttccaaggcagtgcattccagacccccacaacgctctgggagaagaagtttttccttaactgtgtcctaaatgacctaccccttattctcaaaccatgccctctggtactggactctcccagcatctggaacatatttcctgcctctatcttgtccaatcccttaataatcttatatgtttcaatcagatcccctctcaatctccttaattccagcgtgtacaagcccagtctctctaacctctctgcgaaagacagtccagacatcccaggaattaacctcgtgaatctacgctgcacttcctctacagccaggatgtccttcctcaaccctggagaccaaaactgtacacaatactccaggtgtggtctcaccaggactctgtacaaatgcaagaggatttccttgctcttgtactcaattccctttggaataaaggccaacattccattagccttcttcactgcctgctgcacttgctcattcaccttcagtgactgatgaacaaggactccgagatctctttgtattactcccttacccaactctataccgttcagataataatctgccttcctgttcttactcccaaagtggataacctcacacttattcacattaaatgccatctgccaagtatctgccagcctatccaagtcaccctgaattctcctaacatcctcatcacatgtcacactgccacccagcttagtatcatcagcaaatttgctgatgttattttctatgccttcatccaaatcgttaacgtaaatggtaaacagctgtggtcccaatacccagccctgtggcaccccactagtcaccacctgccattccgagaaacacccattcaccgctaccctttgctttctatctgccaaccagttttctatccatgtcaatgccttccccccgatgccctgagctttgattttacccaccaatcttctatgtgggaccttatcaaatgccttctgaaaatcaaggtacactacatccactggatctccccccgtctaacttcctggttacatcctcaaaaaactccaacagattagtcaagcatgatttacccttggtaaatccatgctggctcggcccaatcctatcactgctatctagatatgccactatttcatccttaataatggactctagcatctttcccaccaccgatgtcaggctgacaggttgatagttctctgttttctccctccctcctttcttaaaaagtgggataacattagccattctccaatcctcaggaacttatcctgaatctaaggaacattggaaaatgattaccaatgcatccgcaatttccagggccacctcctttagtaccctaggg from the Hemitrygon akajei chromosome 20, sHemAka1.3, whole genome shotgun sequence genome contains:
- the psmg4 gene encoding proteasome assembly chaperone 4; amino-acid sequence: MSAAENGLGTGTLSMHDFSERLAGQSVYFHVLRMSGSFFLWVGTAPTLSNLAVAMSTRFDPTPVSSLILGDTSDTTSNSLAQRLAKKTGKQVFISYNLPNTNTNLLLEVENRIKQEMEANPDKF